The following are encoded in a window of Carya illinoinensis cultivar Pawnee chromosome 15, C.illinoinensisPawnee_v1, whole genome shotgun sequence genomic DNA:
- the LOC122297382 gene encoding metacaspase-5, with protein MARKAVLIGCNYPGTKAALKGCINDVKRMYQCLVDRFGFAEEDITVLIDTDDSYTQPTGRNIRRALSDLVRSAEPGDFLFVHYSGHGTRLPAETGEDDDTGYDECIVPSDMNLITDDDFREIVDSVPEGCSLTIVSDSCHSGGLIDETKEQIGESTNRHENSSGSSGFGFKSFLKQTVEGAFESRGISIPHRRHHEEETEADRDVQIAYGEHGYVKGRELPLSTLIDILKQKTGKEDIDVGKLRPTLFDVFGEDASPKVKKFMKVIMNKLQQGEGESGEGSGLLGMVGSLAQEFLKQKLENNDEGYAKPAMETHVESKQEVYAGSTKRALPDNGILISGCQTDQTSADATPSGNAAAAYGALSNAIQTILSETDGTVSNQELVLRAREVLKSQGFTQRPGLYCSDHHVDAPFCVPS; from the exons ATGGCACGCAAGGCAGTGTTGATAGGATGCAATTACCCAGGAACCAAAGCAGCGCTCAAAGGTTGCATAAACGATGTGAAGAGGATGTATCAGTGCCTCGTAGATCGATTTGGGTTTGCAGAAGAAGACATCACAGTCTTGATCGACACGGACGATTCCTACACTCAGCCAACTGGGCGGAATATCCGCAGAGCTCTGTCGGATCTGGTGCGATCGGCGGAGCCCGGAGACTTTCTCTTTGTTCATTACAGTGGCCACGGCACCCGCCTTCCGGCCGAGACCGGTGAAGATGATGATACTGGATACGATGAGTGCATTGTTCCTTCTGATATGAATCTCATCACTg ATGATGATTTCAGGGAGATTGTAGACAGCGTTCCTGAAGGTTGCAGCCTAACCATTGTGTCCGATTCGTGCCACAGTGGTGGCCTAATTGACGAGACCAAGGAGCAGATCGGAGAAAGTACAAATCGTCACGAAAACAGCTCAGGTTCTTCCGGTTTTGGCTTTAAAAGCTTTTTGAAACAGACGGTGGAAGGTGCTTTCGAGTCTCGCGGAATTAGCATACCCCATCGCCGTCATCACGAGGAGGAAACTGAAGCCGACAGAGATGTTCAGATTGCATATGGTGAGCACGGCTATGTTAAGGGCAGAGAGCTGCCCCTTTCGACTCTCATCGACATACTCAAGCAGAAAACTGGTAAGGAGGACATTGATGTCGGGAAGCTGAGGCCAACACTTTTCGATGTGTTTGGTGAAGATGCAAGCCCTAAggtgaagaagttcatgaaggtGATCATGAACAAACTTCAGCAAGGTGAAGGAGAAAGTGGAGAAGGAAGTGGGTTGTTGGGGATGGTTGGAAGTCTGGCTCAAGAGTTTCTCAAACAGAAGCTAGAGAATAACGATGAAGGGTATGCAAAACCAGCCATGGAGACACACGTAGAGAGCAAGCAAGAGGTCTATGCCGGATCAACCAAGCGTGCCCTTCCGGATAACGGAATCCTTATTAGCGGCTGCCAGACTGACCAAACATCTGCTGATGCCACCCCATCAGGCAATGCTGCTGCAGCATATGGAGCTCTCAGCAATGCTATTCAGACTATCCTCTCCGAGACAGATGGTACAGTGAGTAATCAGGAGCTTGTTTTGAGGGCTCGAGAGGTGCTGAAGAGCCAGGGATTCACTCAGCGACCCGGCCTCTATTGCAGTGATCATCATGTTGATGCACCTTTTTGCGTGCCAAGCTAA